In Buchnera aphidicola (Macrosiphum gaurae), the following proteins share a genomic window:
- a CDS encoding Hsp20 family protein: MSYRSLSFIPNFNDHNIFSNRFNQIDKMFSTLTGEKPISDTPTYNLCQINEIQYQLTLSVPGYKEEELDISVHNNQLSIKGKKEDNNSYNNQECSKWLHKGIIFNNFSLNFNLDHKIKVKKAELSLGLLKLDFECNIPEEEKPKKILINLPEDTKKIDKK; the protein is encoded by the coding sequence ATGTCTTATCGTTCTCTTTCATTTATTCCAAATTTTAATGATCATAATATTTTTTCAAACAGATTTAATCAAATCGATAAAATGTTTAGTACTTTAACAGGAGAGAAACCGATATCTGATACACCGACATATAATTTATGTCAAATAAATGAAATTCAATATCAATTAACACTGAGTGTTCCTGGATATAAAGAAGAAGAATTAGATATATCTGTACACAACAATCAATTATCTATTAAAGGTAAAAAAGAAGATAATAACAGTTATAATAACCAGGAATGTAGTAAATGGTTACATAAGGGTATAATATTTAATAATTTTTCTTTAAATTTTAATCTAGATCATAAAATCAAAGTAAAAAAAGCAGAACTATCTTTGGGTTTATTAAAGTTAGACTTTGAATGTAATATTCCAGAAGAAGAAAAACCTAAAAAAATTTTAATTAATCTTCCTGAAGATACTAAAAAAATTGATAAAAAATAA
- a CDS encoding FAD-binding oxidoreductase: protein MNPWISADILTVKRWTKNLFSLILNASIEPFLAGQFTKLALCDSNMLNQNKIQRAYSYVNAPSEKNLEIYIVRVINGKLSNLLYNLKRGDKIFIKKKAFGFFIIDEVPDCETLWMFATGTGIGPYCSILKEGKNIDRFNHIVLIHAVRYQNELTYLPLMKELYKKYNGKLKIQTITSRENNINSLTGRIPFLLKNKILEKNIGLSINPETSHVMLCGNPFMVKDTFLFLKNNRNMEKHLRRKKGNITTENYW, encoded by the coding sequence ATGAACCCATGGATCAGTGCAGATATTTTAACAGTAAAAAGATGGACTAAAAATTTATTCAGTCTTATTTTAAATGCTTCCATAGAACCTTTTCTTGCCGGACAATTTACTAAACTAGCTTTATGTGATAGTAATATGCTCAATCAAAATAAAATTCAAAGAGCATATTCATACGTTAATGCTCCTAGTGAAAAAAATTTAGAAATTTATATCGTTCGTGTAATAAATGGAAAACTGAGCAATCTATTGTATAATCTTAAAAGAGGCGATAAAATTTTTATTAAAAAAAAAGCGTTTGGTTTTTTTATTATAGATGAAGTGCCAGATTGCGAAACATTATGGATGTTTGCTACCGGTACAGGCATAGGTCCTTATTGTTCAATTTTAAAAGAAGGTAAAAATATTGATAGATTTAACCACATTGTCCTAATACATGCTGTTCGGTATCAAAATGAATTAACTTACTTGCCTCTTATGAAAGAATTATATAAAAAATATAATGGAAAATTAAAAATTCAAACTATTACTAGTAGAGAAAATAATATAAATTCTTTAACTGGTAGAATACCTTTTTTATTAAAAAATAAAATATTAGAAAAAAATATCGGTCTTTCAATCAATCCTGAAACTTCACATGTTATGTTGTGTGGAAATCCCTTTATGGTGAAAGATACTTTTTTATTCTTGAAAAATAATAGAAATATGGAAAAACATTTACGTCGAAAAAAAGGTAACATTACAACAGAAAATTATTGGTAG
- the epmA gene encoding elongation factor P--(R)-beta-lysine ligase translates to MKKIVWKPSASIASLIKRSKIISNIRLFFSQKNVLEVETPILSRSTVTDINLSSFETNYFPSNNVNEKLKLWLVTSPEYHMKRLLASESGPIYQICHSFRNAELGQYHNPEFTILEWYQPFYSMKKFIKEIDKFLQNILNCNQSDKISYQNLFIDFFKIDPLSTNLLELHQLSKKLKLDYLTHSENDLNKFIQLLFTLKIEPNIGKDRPIFVYHFPAKQASLAAINSQDSRISDRFEIFFKGIELGNGFYELTDANEQKRRFIKDNQERFSMNLPVQKIDNFFLDALYHGLPPCSGVAIGLDRLIMLVLNKKNIQEVISFALDRC, encoded by the coding sequence ATGAAAAAAATAGTCTGGAAACCTAGCGCTTCTATTGCAAGTTTAATTAAAAGATCGAAAATTATTTCTAACATTCGTTTATTTTTTTCTCAAAAAAATGTCCTTGAAGTAGAAACACCAATTTTATCGCGTTCAACGGTTACTGATATAAATTTATCATCATTTGAAACCAATTATTTTCCATCAAACAATGTCAACGAAAAATTAAAACTATGGTTAGTAACTAGTCCAGAATATCATATGAAACGCTTATTAGCATCAGAAAGTGGACCTATATATCAAATTTGTCATAGTTTTCGAAATGCAGAATTAGGTCAATATCATAATCCAGAATTTACTATATTAGAATGGTATCAACCATTTTATTCAATGAAGAAATTTATTAAAGAAATAGATAAATTTCTTCAAAATATATTAAATTGCAATCAATCAGATAAAATTTCTTATCAAAATCTGTTCATAGATTTTTTTAAAATAGATCCATTATCTACGAACTTGTTAGAGTTACATCAACTATCTAAAAAACTAAAATTAGATTATTTAACTCATTCTGAAAATGATTTAAATAAATTTATACAATTATTATTTACACTAAAAATAGAACCTAATATAGGAAAAGATAGACCTATTTTTGTTTATCATTTTCCTGCAAAACAAGCGTCTCTTGCTGCTATTAATTCACAAGATTCTCGCATATCAGATAGATTTGAGATTTTTTTTAAAGGAATAGAATTAGGAAATGGTTTTTATGAACTCACAGATGCTAATGAGCAAAAAAGACGTTTTATCAAAGATAATCAGGAACGTTTTTCTATGAATCTTCCAGTACAAAAAATAGATAATTTTTTTTTGGATGCTTTATATCATGGTTTACCGCCTTGTTCAGGAGTTGCAATAGGTTTAGATCGATTAATTATGTTAGTTTTAAACAAAAAGAATATTCAAGAAGTTATCTCTTTTGCATTAGATCGTTGTTAA
- the coaD gene encoding pantetheine-phosphate adenylyltransferase, whose amino-acid sequence MNKTAIYPGTFDPITYGHLDIITRATKIFDSITIAISNNVEKKPIFNLKERIELTRIVTINLKNVKKILGFNDLLANLAKKEKANVLIRGVRTIFDFDYEIKLAAINKQIYPDLDSIFLLSSKEVSFISSSFVKEIAKYKGNIKPYIPKEVHSALLRKLNNNSIK is encoded by the coding sequence ATGAATAAAACTGCAATATATCCAGGTACTTTTGATCCAATTACATACGGACATTTAGATATCATAACACGTGCAACAAAAATATTTGATAGCATAACTATTGCAATTTCTAATAATGTTGAAAAAAAACCAATTTTTAATTTAAAAGAACGTATAGAATTAACTAGAATAGTTACAATTAATTTAAAAAATGTAAAAAAAATACTTGGATTTAATGACTTACTTGCTAATTTAGCAAAAAAAGAAAAGGCTAATGTTTTAATTAGAGGAGTTAGAACAATATTTGATTTTGATTATGAAATAAAATTAGCTGCTATAAATAAACAGATTTATCCAGATTTGGATAGTATTTTTTTACTTTCTTCTAAAGAAGTTTCTTTTATATCCTCATCTTTTGTTAAAGAAATTGCAAAATATAAAGGTAACATCAAACCTTATATTCCTAAAGAAGTTCATTCTGCATTATTAAGAAAACTCAATAATAATTCTATAAAATGA
- a CDS encoding class I SAM-dependent methyltransferase yields the protein MKIYLKFNHYNRRIYSLINSLKLKHDENCSMGLIINHNSLELYNRENFNQKSIKVDFTSKKNNYRCFHFRKKNEILFKVAGIKSSYFPSILDATAGLGNDSFMFSFLGCQVLMIERHPIVAALLKDGLQRGYQDKKIGHWLKKRLRLVINDSSNMLEMPISRPDIIYLDPMYPSHNKKSLPKKNMQLIRKLIGYNYDSEMLLNTSRKLAKNRIIVKRPYYAKPLSKDKVNFTITTKKHRFDIYQPFSI from the coding sequence ATGAAAATATACTTAAAATTTAACCATTACAATAGAAGAATATACAGTTTAATTAATTCACTTAAATTAAAACATGATGAAAATTGTTCTATGGGTTTGATAATAAATCATAACTCATTAGAGTTATATAACCGTGAAAATTTTAATCAAAAATCTATAAAAGTTGATTTTACTTCAAAAAAAAATAATTATCGATGTTTTCATTTTAGAAAAAAAAATGAAATTTTATTTAAAGTTGCGGGAATAAAAAGTTCTTATTTTCCTTCTATATTAGATGCAACTGCAGGTTTAGGTAATGATTCTTTCATGTTTTCTTTTTTAGGTTGTCAAGTTCTTATGATAGAACGTCATCCAATAGTGGCTGCTTTGTTAAAAGATGGTTTACAAAGAGGATATCAAGATAAAAAAATAGGTCATTGGTTAAAAAAAAGATTGCGTTTAGTAATAAACGATAGTTCTAATATGTTAGAAATGCCTATTTCAAGACCAGATATAATTTATTTAGATCCTATGTATCCCTCTCATAATAAAAAATCTTTACCTAAAAAAAATATGCAGCTTATTAGAAAATTAATAGGATATAATTATGATTCTGAAATGTTGTTAAATACTTCTAGAAAATTAGCAAAAAATAGAATTATTGTAAAACGTCCTTATTATGCAAAGCCTTTATCTAAAGATAAAGTGAATTTTACTATTACCACAAAAAAACATCGTTTTGACATATACCAACCTTTTTCAATATAA
- a CDS encoding inorganic phosphate transporter, whose translation MLDLFSYSDLNHSLLVFLALFFVLFYEAINGFHDTANAVSTLIYTRAMSANIAVIMSGIFNFLGVLLGGLTVAYAIVHLLPNDLLLNTTSKNALAMVFSMLLAAIIWNLSTWYFCLPASSSHSLIGAIIGIGLTNAIVTGSSLVNALNVPKMTNVFLSLIFSPIIGLIVAGSLIFLLRYYLNNNKNFYRIHMTPLEREKIDGKKTPPFLIRIALILSSIGVSYAHGANDGQKGIGLIMLVLIGILPNSFLVNLNANKYEIKYTKNTLNNLEKYYLEHTTHKLNIAKNKNAINNSIVNYQFYDAIKNIQNTKLLLENVSDYNVLNIQKRFQLRHFLLSISDFIDKTVNSSDVNSKDKYFLITSKKMILKTIEYAPMWIILIIALSLSIGTMIGWKRIVITIGEKIGKRRMTYAQAMSAQITASFSIGIASYTGIPVSTTHILSSSVAGTMLIDGGGIQIKTINNIALAWILTLPVSIFLSGFLYWITLFII comes from the coding sequence ATTTGAATCATAGTTTATTGGTTTTTTTAGCTTTATTTTTTGTTTTATTTTATGAAGCTATTAACGGGTTTCATGATACAGCAAACGCAGTATCAACTTTAATATATACTCGAGCAATGTCTGCAAATATTGCAGTTATAATGTCTGGTATATTTAATTTTTTAGGTGTTTTATTAGGAGGCTTAACTGTTGCTTATGCAATTGTTCATTTATTGCCAAACGATTTATTATTAAATACCACTTCAAAAAATGCTCTTGCTATGGTTTTTTCAATGTTACTAGCAGCTATAATTTGGAATTTATCTACATGGTATTTTTGTTTACCTGCATCAAGTTCGCATTCTTTGATTGGTGCAATTATTGGAATAGGTTTAACAAATGCAATAGTTACAGGTTCATCTTTAGTAAATGCACTTAATGTTCCTAAAATGACTAATGTTTTTTTATCTCTTATTTTTTCTCCTATTATTGGATTAATAGTAGCTGGAAGTTTAATTTTTTTACTACGATACTATTTAAATAATAATAAAAATTTTTATCGTATTCATATGACACCATTAGAACGTGAAAAAATAGATGGTAAAAAAACACCACCATTTTTAATTAGAATAGCCTTGATTTTATCATCTATTGGAGTTAGTTATGCTCATGGTGCAAACGATGGACAAAAAGGTATTGGGTTAATAATGCTAGTACTAATAGGTATTTTACCTAATTCTTTTTTAGTAAATTTAAATGCTAATAAATATGAAATAAAATATACAAAAAACACACTAAATAATTTAGAAAAATATTATTTAGAACACACTACTCATAAATTAAATATTGCAAAAAACAAAAATGCAATAAACAATTCAATTGTAAATTATCAATTTTATGATGCTATAAAAAATATTCAAAACACTAAATTATTATTAGAAAACGTGTCTGACTATAATGTTTTAAATATTCAGAAAAGATTTCAATTACGGCATTTTTTACTATCAATTTCTGATTTCATCGACAAAACAGTCAATTCTTCTGATGTTAATTCAAAAGACAAATATTTTTTAATAACAAGCAAAAAAATGATACTTAAAACAATCGAATATGCACCAATGTGGATTATATTAATTATTGCTTTGTCTTTATCAATAGGAACAATGATAGGTTGGAAACGTATAGTTATTACTATTGGTGAGAAAATAGGAAAAAGAAGAATGACATATGCACAAGCTATGTCAGCACAAATAACAGCTTCTTTTTCTATTGGGATAGCAAGTTATACAGGTATACCTGTTTCTACTACACATATCCTTTCATCTTCTGTGGCAGGTACTATGTTAATTGATGGTGGTGGAATTCAAATAAAAACCATAAACAATATCGCTTTAGCATGGATATTAACTCTACCCGTTTCAATTTTCTTGTCTGGATTTTTATATTGGATTACATTGTTTATAATATAA